aggtcttcaaaaatgatattgaggtttctaatatcattttttactaaactgaatagtttgcgcgagagacacttccaaagtggtaaaatgtgtcccaccccgtaacttctaaaataagagaaagaTGACCGACTTGGACGACTTGCTCCGTATAGTATTTATCTTTagatattgaaaataatgtaaacaaaccacaattatgtattatattggGCCAGAAAATTCAATCCAATCAATTAATCAAGTCATttaatttaactcgatgtgCCAAAAattagggtctgtttcacaatgtccaagtaaagtattggatagctaattaacaaataaattaactgacaGATAAAACTACCTAGTTCTAAGGTATATATCTACcaattaagcttatttgaagattgtgaaaggccaatgactttattcgtcagataagtggcaagtagcttattcaggactttacttggacatgtgaaacagacccttactcatagacatatatatctaagaacGGGCCTTACGGCCACTAAAtatggcgctagttcagtggtgtcactctcgaattcgagccaatcgtgcagtctaacgcaactagttgcgatcaatcgcgcgcgtgatcggaactagttgcgaccaatcgcgcgcgtgatgcgaacgcGCGAACTcgaatcgcgttgcggcgttagactgcacgattggctcgaattcgtatgcttgacaccgctgtactggccattttcttattgtccgtaaggcccattcttagatatatatgtcaatgccctTACTACGACATATTATTTACTCAACGAAGCTGCTGTTCTCgtgttattttgttaataggaatatatcgggATGATATGAATAATCAAtagtattttagttttgtaatatttgctattacttcgccctagaaaataatctaaaatGAGATCGAATATTTAgctatttgagggtagatgTAAACATTACACGATTAAATGAAAAAGGTTAAAGCCAGAACGATAAAGGAACAGATCCAGTCAATCTCAATTTCCTATTTAATTGATTAAATGATCAATGTTTCAGGTAACCCAAAATGTAAATATACAGAGTTATAGAAATAACAATGTTATTCGCgtcaaaaaaaatcttctaccTACTCTTCCTACTCAGAACTTAATCAGACGACGATAccgtatacagtgtgtccctagccattggacaaagccgacatgtacatatgcattagggtatttagaaccagtgtacaaagtatcataacaaccggtgtagcggtttcgaagaaattaacaaattaccattttttactttggagcagcctgtatgtgttagtagctcctaaggtaatatcctcaaagaatattatggaaccttcttcgacctttttgattatcttttttatttatgacactaataagcttctgacttattgaaaaatgacatcattatcaaatatttcgaacaaattgtcaaaaacactgccaaagattaacacagtgtgtttctttttgttgtcgattattgcaaataacttttgttcgaaaaatttttttttttatcttttgttctaattaaaaatatattaacgtcagagcattcctgagaagtaaccctacgtgggatttcagggtttgtccaatggctaaggtcaccttGTATGCAACGGCTCTCCACTATTTTAGTTACGTACCTACGCATTGTATGTCTTTGTTCTTATCCTACGGGAATGATTATGATATTTCCAGTCTGTAAAATATGCATGCAAGTACACATTTATGTATAATACTTTTCAAACGCGAAGGGTACGGTGACAGGTGTCATCCCAttccatttaattatttatattattaatataggtttagtatattaggtaataagttactaatataataaaatataatatggaaatttaattctgaaataaatgtttatttaatttaatttatatttttatttattcaaacaaaatgtatacagtCTGACAGTCTAAACCAAATCGCTGTACAATTTAGAGACAACTTATACGCTACGGTACACAACACTTTACAACAACAGTTTTATGAAATACCACTACCATCCATCACCTCGCAGTACTTCAGACAGACACTACAGACACTTGcccatcgacttgcaaacaaaTCACTTTCAGGGGCCCATGACAGAACCGCGTTCAGAAATTTTAGAGCGCGAATGAGAGGAGATTTCAGGTGTGCTACAGTACGCGTAGCTGGAACTGCAAGAAGTATGGTGTCTAGCCCTAAGTTCCTGCTTGGATAGGAAAGGCACAAAGAGCCTCACTATCCTGatatttataaccttaaaatgccaaatctTCCGAAATTTATTGAGATGACACCTATCACCGTACCCTtcgtgtttgaaaaatactatgaaTATGTGTGTATGTTTATGTAGAtcgatttgtttttataaagcCGGTGACATACCTAAGCTACAATTTGATCGGTTTTTTTTATGCGTGTCAGTTTAAGTAAactgacatttatttttacaagcttttattcaacttgccctgttagtaatgtatgttagtttgttagTGTGTGTCAAACATGTGAAGCTAAATTGGACCAAGTTCTcgatttctgattgagctgaaaatttgcatacatacgagtatgtaagttgggtgacaatgctatattatggtaccatcgagctgatgatggagacaggaggtggccataggaactctgcgaTGAAATAATGCAACCTAATCGtatttagggtttttagaattgtcttgatgaatattagttgcccgtgataagaaaagtacagtccgcgaaaaaagcttgtaccaaaatgaaaattttggcAAAATATTATACAAGTATCAATTTAAAGGTTTTCTGTAGACGTATTTATTATTGGCAAGCCGGATAGAATCACAAGTAAATAAGCAGGCAGTTCAAAATTATCGAAACTAAACTTTATTGTGAAAGTAATGTGTTGTTGAACGTTTTAAATTAACGAATATTTAATGTTaacatatttaatgtttttatgcATTTTCTCAAATATATTAAAAGTGGACTGATTTTTTTAGCTAAGCAAACAATGTGTCAGCAAACCTTACTTTGTATTACAAATTTTAACTATGGAATAACAGAAAAAGCTGTCAATTTTTGTTTtgcaagggggcaaagttattgtttaaccgctcgtgctaatattgatacccgagcaagcgaaagattctaaaaatgaaccacgagcgtagcgagtggttcgagaagtggaatcttgtgcgtcgcgagggtttcaaggaacgaaggttaaacaaactttgcttccgagtgaaacacaaaaattttcaattttcaattcctaactatgaaataccaaaaaatcttATTGAATCAAATccaaaatccaaatgaacgtaataaaaaaatataattcaaaatcatcaagttaattctactagctaacataacgaaacaactcaaaatttgtatctgattATTTTGCCCCAGATATAGATAAAGTGCAACTTTTACCAgtcggtgtggtgaaaacaatttattaaatatgtttttgtaaacTGTACAAAACAACATGCACGAGGCTTTCTAAATAACTGACATAACTattttacataagtatatacgcccgattcgaactttaatacgtcaaatattaggtctagatacgatatcaAGACCTAATAtatcttcatttattttattttttattttagtacatggaaaaccaacagcgctatatatatatctagaacttccaatagaattacagagccaattacaggttctcacttatagaaatatagtaaattataaaaagttttttccCATCTTaattacacatacaagttcctacagcataagaacagtacccctagtgtaaatttagtcgatagcgaaacgtgacgtacgcgtttgcgttaagtctcattttgtatgggcttTTGAAcaacgcgccaagcgggacgttttggaaagtcaaaaatctcatacaaaatgacacctaacgcaaacgcgtacgtcacgtttcgctgtcgaaaatatttacactaggggtacagtacccctagtgtaaataaattcgattttgaaacgtaacgtacgcgtttgcgtttagtctcattttgtattggatttagaaagagcgcgccaagcgggacgttttggaaactcaaaatcctatacaaaatgagacttaacgcaaacgcattcgtcacgttatgatgtcgataaaatttacactaggggtacagatctacatatatatatatatatatatgattcatttttacaaaaataaattaaaaaaagaatgttaatattaatgttagaATTGGGCCGAATCGATAGTCTCATAATATTTTTGTCCTTGAACTCTTCAtaagcatacttataaatacggaaccctaaaaaccgccagccaaattatttataacttttttaaatgcaGGTGCAAAATTAATGAAgcacttaaaataaacacagAACACAACATACCTTTCCTCCTTTATGCGCGTCATGCTGCGCATGTTTCGAATGACCCCCTCCCTGAGTATGTCCCGTCGCATGCTTATGATGCTTGACCACCGCCGCTGCCTCCTGCTGATCCTTCAACAGCGGGATTTCTTCCACAGTAGCTACAGCAACTTCTGAGGAAAGCGGGACTTTCGCTTGGATGATACCTAAAGAACTTTGGAAGGAGTTGGGAGCGTTAGCTACTCGGATAGAAGATTTAACTGGAACTAAGAATGGTTGCTGGTGGGTTAGAGCTACGGGATTTGAAGGTTGAGTGAGTTGATGGACTTGGGGTTTCGCAAGCAGATTTTGAGAATATTGGGGTACTTGAGGGGTTTGGATTTTTGCGTATGACGCTTGGACAGGAGTTTGGTGAGGTTGAGTATGGAGAGGTTGGGATATTTGACGAGCTTGTTTATATGGCACAGGAGACAACACAGACGGCACAGGACGATACACAACAGGCACACTCACATCTGGCCTCGTATTCGGTGCTGCGTAAACTTTATGATAATGTTCAGCGCTAGCCGCTAGCATTTCTTCATATGGAGGCGATGGGTAGCTATCTCCATCCGTAAACTCATGGACTTCATATTGATGGACTTGGCGAGGAGTTCTTACTGAGCGACGGACACGACTTATTGGGACATCTTCGTATGTACATCTTTTCACTCTTATATGCTCTTCAAACGGACCTTCATGTACATCACGCCGTGTCCTGTAATTCTCTTTATAATCGCCATTTATATCTCGCCTAGCTCCTGAATGTTCTTCAAACGGTTCATGAATATCCCGCCGCGTTCTAAAAATCTCTTCATAAGGATCGCCGTTTTCTATATCTCGTCTGGTTCTAGAATGTTCAAAATCGTCtatgtttcttttgtttttggaaTGCTCATAATCCTCCTCATTGTAAGGTTCTTCCAACTCCTCTTCCTCGATATCATCGAGCTGAGCTGCCACCGCTACAACTAACAAGAACCAAAGTAACTTCATCACTGCTGCAAgcgttgtatttttttcttttataccaTTCAACGTCGGTAGATTGCAAATAAGACAACAACGTTATTTGCACAAGCGGGCGCGCGCGGTCAACGCCAGGTATGCACTGTCGTTCGAACGCCGCTTAGAAAGCGTACTTTAACGCTAAAATGGATTTTCGGTGAAAACTATGACCGTgaataaaattaagttttctGAGGTTATATTATGCAATGATTACTGAACCATGGATGATGTATTATCAGGATTATGCAAGTTATGGgggtaaattgtaatattttaggCGATTGAAGTAAACGTGAATGATAATTACTAAATCATTTCGCCGCTATAATACTGTTGGTAATATTTAACTATTGTCATTTATAATTTGATCGTgaatgtcttaatcattttattgttattaaaaatcaaTTGCTTTATTGGTGTTGGTAAACATTGACCAAGACTGTCGGGTAATCGAAAATAGAATTGAAAAAGTCCTTTTGCAacatttgttacaaatttataattatttcggATAACTAATAATGAGAACAGTAAGACATAAGAAAACTCGTTCAATTATGAGTCGTATTCTCGTGCAACAAAGTTCGGACTATTCAAATGTAACTTACTTCTCCTATGCGTTATAGTGTTATATAGGAGACACAACACAGATACAGAAATATTGGAACAACCGCATCAAAATAAGCAcacatattatttacaatacatcTGGtggtactttaccgcactagtgcgataattagcaaaCTACGAGACTGTAAAATttcaaagggccatatgtactgtaaaacgttatacgatacatgtgtgaataggttattcgcaactcgtgtcgattgaAAACACTCTTCCGTCGTGTAttaatttatcgctactcgttGCGAATTCTCTATTTTTCCcacttgtatcataatagtacattacgatacaagtgcgaaatatatgaaattcgaaacgagtggcgataaattaaaacacgactgaagggagttgcgaattatctattcgcacatgtatcgtacaacgttttacagtacatatggccctttaaatgtttgacacagtaacgttatatgctaatttgcgcactagtgcggtaaagtagcaccatatgtactgtaaaaaaaatacaacatatccgataattaatgaaacagacagtaatgtcaaacctgcttactgtattactactaattgtatttttttttctcctctgaagactagtaaatagattttaagtatGACTCATGATTTCaggatttcattttatttatgctgttagtatgtatgttaacattatgtacttaataatgaacctccaggtctatgattcttaagtatgttaagtactctacattgtacttcaaatccaattgtatatgtgactgtttgtgttctaaataaataaaaaaaattaaaaggtaTTATTATACGTAAtcccatttttattttatttcctgtaaTGTATTTTTCCATCACACTTGCTAGGCGCGGTCCGTAAATCCTTAATTTCGAGCTGTAAAGTTTATACCTCGCTTTTGGCTTCGGGCTTCAATTCACACTCGTTCgcaaattcttgtttaccgcccttaatacacaatctGCAAACAataggcacgcgtcttcgtgaatgacacgatctatacctaTCATTATATTCATCCCAGTTAAAAGTGAATCTCCATAGTACGAGTAGTATGTTATTGTTAGCGACTAAAAAgctataaaacttttttttttatagcctaCATTGTGCCACTGCTGGGCAATGGCCTCCTCTgtcttccgccactcgtcacagctttgtgcatgctcccgccagtcgccatAAAATGAGTCcagcgggctaagcacggtccCATTTTtgtcgcctgtcaccatgcccgTCACGTTCTCACaggtatgtaagtgtgaaagtgacaggcatagtgacaaatgataaaaatgcaaccatgctgccaccgcaggtcgtctcgccatctcttTCAAACGTTACGAATATTTTTCATAAAGGACGCAAATGTTATAAGTTTAAcaagtatagggagcgtgcatgaactgtaggaggcagcagaggagccgtcagattttcggcgcgaggcgtaaatgtgatgtgttgttccgatgtagcccacaagatggcagcacttactatgcacaagaaaacacgtgacgtgtaaatgtacatgtttatggttccgattcaggtcacaagatggcagaacgcgcacggtctctatTGTGTTTGTTTGGGACTTCGTAGCTTCCAAAAGGTAAAACCAATTTGAGTTCGGTTTTTGGTGATATACCAGCGATTAATGGGTCATTAGATGGcgcttgttttatttatagaccgcgggcccTGGGCGACTCGGGCGACTCCTGAGtgtatatagggaccgtgcgcgttggagggtctgccattttTAAATTCACGATagcatctgacaaagtatcaaacgggaggcgatgagaatacaatacaaatattctttattgctcaccaatatgaaagaacataatgacatagaaatgacttttttttaagtgtttcgatggctgccattcctcaatccaccaacggagcggcagctgacgtccacgagggttcatcatacatagccgttaaccacaaCACTAGttatcgcccgggaggcgattggtcatggaaatctgttccggGCTCGCGGTAATCCCCTACGCAAAAAGAGGAGTGTTtcgtttgacgccaatgtctgtatgtgtgtctgtctgtagcATCGTAGCTGTTAATCGGGTGGACCGATTTCGATTtattacgtgaaagcgagttcttagctatgtttaatAATCTATCCAGCGGTTTGATGAGTCAGTTCATCTCAGCGGTCAATGTCATTAAATTCCTTAGTTATTTACTTACACATTGACGTCATTAGgaataaacaattaaacatgCAACAATGTCCTTATctagataaatataataaaagattATTAACATCGTGGTCTGAGGTCATGGGAGGTTAGAGGCTTGATTTGAATTTCTCTAGTTGTTCCTTCGGCGCCGCTCTCGttgtatataagtaaataccttatttttagaaacaaaattgttaactaCGCATTATCACAAATTACGTCTAACTGATGATTaccctttttttcaaaaattaagggtctcatatgctttttattatgttaatattgttaatatacgtTAACAATCttcattttgtttaataaataaataaatattataggacattattacacaaattgactaagtcccacagtaagctcaataaggcttgtgttgagggtacttagacaacgatatatataatatataaatatttataaatacttaaatacatagaaaacacccatgactcaggaacaaatatccattgctcatcacacaaatacatgcccttaccaggatttgaacccgggaccatcagcttcgtaggcagggtcactacccactaggccaaaccggtcgtcaacaacattaaaaaaaaatttagttgccaaatctcactttttaaaatattttattagcaatcaTTTTTACCCACCTAAATCAggaaatacgagtatttatgaGTGCTATGAGTAAAGTCTAGGTGCAAATAATGGTCTCCTTTTTTACTTGAGGAGGGGAAAAATGAACCCCAGTGGTCATGCTGCCCGGGGAAAATAATCTCCTAGCCCAGTCTGTAGTAATCCTGCTTAAgcagcaggaggtcccgggttcgaatcgtgataagggcatttatttctgtgtTTATCACAGATATAACTTTGTTCCTGTGTTATAGATGTTTGTGTGTATTTAAGTGTTCTAGAATATACACCGTGCGCCCATAtaacctgacagattttaaaggtgcaTTCTTGCACATTCCGCATTCAGAGTaactttcatataaaaaatatatgtacacacTTATAAAACATCGCGTTATTATAATACTTACAGAAAACACGCATATATTGGAACATATTGTTCAAAATGTTGTCGAGATATCTTC
Above is a genomic segment from Cydia pomonella isolate Wapato2018A chromosome 4, ilCydPomo1, whole genome shotgun sequence containing:
- the LOC133517381 gene encoding GATA zinc finger domain-containing protein 16-like isoform X1 gives rise to the protein MKLLWFLLVVAVAAQLDDIEEEELEEPYNEEDYEHSKNKRNIDDFEHSRTRRDIENGDPYEEIFRTRRDIHEPFEEHSGARRDINGDYKENYRTRRDVHEGPFEEHIRVKRCTYEDVPISRVRRSVRTPRQVHQYEVHEFTDGDSYPSPPYEEMLAASAEHYHKVYAAPNTRPDVSVPVVYRPVPSVLSPVPYKQARQISQPLHTQPHQTPVQASYAKIQTPQVPQYSQNLLAKPQVHQLTQPSNPVALTHQQPFLVPVKSSIRVANAPNSFQSSLGIIQAKVPLSSEVAVATVEEIPLLKDQQEAAAVVKHHKHATGHTQGGGHSKHAQHDAHKGGKSSSGFKHDHHVDKGAKGFKTDELHRKEYEEAEGKKKKHHDKADHKGSHEEEAHGHKGSKFDEKKGHKKGHKTKGYHNKYHKDEFHKEHKFYDDYHKSGEHHRYGKFNAKHASNESGKKKAHHVNAGHDFVERGKKGYSNKGHLDADHKGYNGKQGHEEHHEKHSSHGKKGGKEGGSHWKHAKN